The sequence below is a genomic window from Paenibacillus silvisoli.
TGAACAATATCGCCGCGCTTTGTTCGCCAGCGTCACCGAAATCCGCGACGAGAACGGGTATGAGTGGTCGCCAAACAACGACGTGGAAGCTTCTATTATGCACGGCGTCAACCAGCTGCTGCGCGCGCTGGACGCGAAGGTGCTGGCGCAGCTTTTCACGCACGAGTCCGGCTATATCCAGTACGTGAAGCCGGAGAATTGGCGCGCGATTATGAATGGCGTTACGGAAGCGGTGAAGCGGGAAGGCGTAATCCATGCGACGCTGGACGATGCGATGGCTTATTTGCGCGACCTGCACGAAAGCCGGTTGATACAAGCGGAATGTTCGGCGGACGGGGCGCTGGTCGTAAGCTTCGAAGGCATAAGCAAAGGCGCGTCTAAGATCGCCGTCTACCGCGACGATGCGTTGATGCCGGAATGGCATGATATCGAACCGTTCAACAGCGGAACGGTTTCGAGGATCCATAGCGGACAAGGATAAACATAGAAACGGCAGAAAGCCGTCCCGACAAGGCGAACCATTGCCTTGCGGGACGGCTTTTCGCTGTGCCCGTATGCCGTTCTCTATAGGCGAGACCTGTATTCCGTGATAAAATGGGAGCAACTAACCGGACCGGACATAGGCGCGAAATACATAGGAACGGGGCGAGCGGCATGAATGTGTTGAAGTGGCTGTCGATCAAGACGCAGCTGTTCATTTTGGCAATCGTGACCGGAGTTGTCGTTCTCTCGATCCTCTTTATCATTTACTACCAGGTGACGAACGTCATCGCCAAGAACAACAATGTGTACACCGAAGAAATGACGTTCCAAATCAAAAAAGCGATTTCGAACAACACCGATTTATTGGACCGGATTTTGACGGGGGTTGCGTACAATTCGATCATTCAGGATTACATCATGGAGACGGATCCGTTAACGAAGGTGGACCTTTTCGGCAAAGTGAACAACTTCCTGCTCAACATGCAAGGGATGAACGAAGCGATTCGCGATATCGCGTTCGTCAGCGATGCGGGCAATTCGTATTTCATGAAAGGCCGCAACCGGGACGTCGAAGCCATTCTGCGGCAAGCGCCGGATCATGCCATCAACTACTACACCGGGTTGACCGTGCTGGATTACGGCGGAACCAAGCGGAACAGCTTTATCGTCATCTCGTCCATCAACTCCATCGATCCGGTGCGGAAGACGGGACTCAAAATCGGCACCGCCGCCATCGTGTTCGATGCGAATTACTTGGGGCTTGAAACGAACGCGCGGCTGAAGGACTCGCCGATCAGCTTCTATCTGCTGGACCGCGGCGGCGCGATCTACGGAGGGAACAACCCGGCGAAGCTGGGAGAGGAAGGGTTGGCGAGCTACTTCGGCGATGACTTTATCGTAAAGCGCAGCGACATCCCGGAGATCGGCGGCAAAATCGTCAGCGTCATTCCGAAAGCGAGGCTCTTTCAGGATTTGGCCTGGATCCGGCATCTCGTCATCACGATGCTGATCTTCTTCGGGATCGTGCTGCTCGTGCTGTTTACCGTCATCATCAACAACATTTTATTCCCGCTCAAGAAGCTGATGGCGTTTATTTCGTCGGTCAAAGCCGCGAATCTGGAGGGTCTTAAACAGCGGATCAATCTCGGAGGCTACGAGGAGATGGGCATCGTGGCGGCCAGATTCAACGGCATGCTGGACGAAATCGACCGGCTGACGCAGGAGTTGGTCCGGACAAGCACCCGGCTCTATGAAACCGAGCTCGGCAAGACGCAGTCCGAGCTGGCTTTTCTGCGGAGCCAAATCAATCCGCATTTTCTGTACAACACGCTGGAGTCGTTGAAGGGCGTTGCCTATGACGAAAGCGCGATGAAGACGATGGGGATGGCAAAGGCGCTTGGCCAGATTTTTCGCTACAGCATCAAGGGAGCGGATTACGTATCGGTGCGGCAGGAGCTTGAGATCTTGAAAGGCTATGTCCATATTCAGCAAATCCGGTTCGGCGACCGCTTCGAGGCGGACTATTCATTTGTCGACGAGGCCTTGTCGTGCATGATCCCGAAAATGCTGCTTCAGCCGATCGTCGAGAATGCGGTATGCCACGGTTTGGAGAGCAAGCTGCAGCAAGGCCATCTCGAAATCGGCGGCTCCATGACCGGTGACGCATTGCTCCTGCTATGGGTGAGAGATGACGGCGGCGGCATCGAAGAAGACACGCTGCGCGGCATTAAAGCCCAACTGGCGAGCGCGGAGCCCCGCTCCCGGATCGAGGTCAATAACAGGAGCAGCATCGGGCTCATCAATATTCACAACCAGCTCCGGATGATTTACGGCAAGGCGTACGGCATCGAAATTCATAGCGTTTACGGACAAGGCACCGAGGTTATCTGCAAACTTCCGGTCAGGAGGGATGTCCATGTATAAGGTGCTCATCGTGGATGATGAGAGCTATGTCATCAAGAGCTTGATCGCTTCGATCGATTGGCAGGCGCACGGCTTCGAAATTGCCGGCCAAGCAAGCAACGGCATCGAGGCGCTTGAGCTTATC
It includes:
- a CDS encoding sensor histidine kinase; the encoded protein is MNVLKWLSIKTQLFILAIVTGVVVLSILFIIYYQVTNVIAKNNNVYTEEMTFQIKKAISNNTDLLDRILTGVAYNSIIQDYIMETDPLTKVDLFGKVNNFLLNMQGMNEAIRDIAFVSDAGNSYFMKGRNRDVEAILRQAPDHAINYYTGLTVLDYGGTKRNSFIVISSINSIDPVRKTGLKIGTAAIVFDANYLGLETNARLKDSPISFYLLDRGGAIYGGNNPAKLGEEGLASYFGDDFIVKRSDIPEIGGKIVSVIPKARLFQDLAWIRHLVITMLIFFGIVLLVLFTVIINNILFPLKKLMAFISSVKAANLEGLKQRINLGGYEEMGIVAARFNGMLDEIDRLTQELVRTSTRLYETELGKTQSELAFLRSQINPHFLYNTLESLKGVAYDESAMKTMGMAKALGQIFRYSIKGADYVSVRQELEILKGYVHIQQIRFGDRFEADYSFVDEALSCMIPKMLLQPIVENAVCHGLESKLQQGHLEIGGSMTGDALLLLWVRDDGGGIEEDTLRGIKAQLASAEPRSRIEVNNRSSIGLINIHNQLRMIYGKAYGIEIHSVYGQGTEVICKLPVRRDVHV